A portion of the Osmia lignaria lignaria isolate PbOS001 chromosome 15, iyOsmLign1, whole genome shotgun sequence genome contains these proteins:
- the LOC117608162 gene encoding uncharacterized protein LOC117608162 isoform X3, protein MQLLSSFMARHLKRGASLKKGKRESTGGGNPTNNCPSFTGCSNRGTNNTTGYGSAPGGANMTPEDTAPDEEFAIAITQKTQRDAEAIRGALYLGVALAIAWIIGATGLSLAWLVLVLALAGTILKARISRLLESILQQELARLRRRRALYKDETAEWLSLLLNRWWRFSAASIFSLAKERLEPLLNEAKPGILGPLELRELTLGEQTPCVTRVRTLDYTNDDDVLDGQTGETKLSIEADVRLDCEQFRMLITTRLFGKGVGMDIDLAVEKLSLSGTILATLTLNSMAPFPHATSLSVSFLEKPDVWFSVRILRTVQMMEMPLIKTWIHAVVTDALASWIVDPGHLEMNLRARERPGPKLDSTANSIPQGVLTVVLSQNGCSASVGDEVRWLVVTIGDQRIVMAPLNPTWNEDASFLVGALDNEKILIKLKAKRLVSTITLAQFELPLGSYNWDGSQVIETVLQQKKPSRNSANIPNISARLEYTALPKLDPDSPQPEVSEDNSHLAVPRKSNRTQKAGVLVVYIHSAENLNGDNQCNPYCMLFNNRKKVKTTHYVRNTTSPCWETRAQFLVQDYTQVSLSFVVYSWNISKSTDTDMLGLAILSLNQENTWVVRKELTLSGSNSVSTMTVSVLFYPVKSVQQVITSRRSSLSFPMSDDEPKSKRNSLPWMQQAKLLLTHKDIDPASSDVSSLLSTGSGLMEVTLLRAKDLVAKDLNGFSDPFCELKLNNETKYKSSIKKKTLNPCWDESSIMGLPRTGETLDVVLWDHDTFGMKDYLGKVSLTLDDIRKMSNSDQSHWFTLRGTKTGSVELKIKVLSEECETQSTYAASNISESSTQLNIETSDTVSNIIRRPSMEKTKMRLHLDVIPPPPPPRTVTLLKPTVSSQTDKTSIGSKDSNEMNGNQNSWIPRVVTESVADDTNGSKLRERRSSHNSLTPSPEQSFGKKLPQYNSFRVMKQKMKRGLKLRRFRSEVNIEDKNESKGITLSLEPRGGGEADATELLQGSGLAHAVSQPDMLGRIRQPSPRLRIRPNELKVVNGTKERYSGIEGKVLQAQGLHVAHIAQLYCRIKLQTCTSPDKIASTNAGKTLAKSRLLPAMPNPQFSIDFHIDGDNVPRQSLLIFEIRSASKELLASRRITLHELLGVSAPTDEIHTWLALNNGASLEVQIAHGRELKSKSTKKLFRSWSVHRIGKI, encoded by the exons ATGCAGTTACTTTCCAGCTTCATGGCGAGGCATCTAAAGCGAGGAGCATCCTTAAAGAAAG gaAAACGTGAAAGTACTGGAGGAGGAAATCCGACAAACAATTGTCCATCTTTTACAGGCTGTTCAAATAGAGGAACTAACAATACCACCGGTTACGGTAGTGCACCGGGGGGTGCCAATATGACCCCCGAGGATACTGCTCCCGATGAAGAGTTCGCTATAGCCATTACTCAGAAAACTCAG AGGGACGCAGAAGCTATCCGCGGGGCACTGTACCTAGGCGTAGCCCTTGCAATTGCATGGATAATAGGTGCAACAGGACTTTCCCTGGCATGGCTGGTACTGGTCTTAGCATTGGCAGGGACAATACTGAAAGCAAGGATCTCTCGTCTCCTTGAATCAATTCTTCAACAAGAATTAGCGAGATTGCGTAGAAGAAGAGCTTTGTATAAAGATGAAACTGCTGAATGGCTGAGTTTGCTTCTCAACAGATG GTGGAGGTTCAGCGCTGCCAGTATATTTTCTTTAGCAAAAGAAAGGCTGGAACCCTTGTTGAACGAAGCGAAACCAGGAATACTTG GACCATTGGAACTCAGAGAACTCACTCTTGGTGAGCAAACCCCTTGTGTAACACGTGTGAGAACGTTAGATTACACAAATGACGATGATGTTCTGGATGGTCAAACGGGAGAAACTAAATTATCCATTGAAGCCGATGTACGACTTGATTGCGAACAATTTCGTATGCTTATCACGACAAGATTGTTTGGAAAAGG GGTTGGTATGGACATCGACCTGGCTGTGGAGAAGCTCTCGCTTTCGGGAACAATCCTGGCCACCCTGACCCTCAACTCCATGGCCCCGTTTCCCCATGCAACCTCCTTAAGCGTGAGCTTCCTGGAGAAACCAGACGTTTGGTTCAGCGTGAGAATTCTGCGAACCGTACAAATGATGGAGATGCCTTTAATTAAGACCTGGATTCATGCCGTGGTCACGGACGCTTTGGCAAGCTGGATCGTCGATCCGGGTCACCTGGAGATGAATCTGAGAGCGCGAGAGAGACCAGGACCTAAATTAGATTCCACGGCTAATTCCATACCACAAGGGGTGCTCACTGTTGTTCTCTCTCAAAACGGCTGTTCTG CTTCTGTCGGGGACGAGGTGAGGTGGCTCGTTGTGACAATTGGGGATCAAAGAATAGTTATGGCTCCTTTAAATCCCACCTGGAATGAAGACGCTTCGTTCCTAGTGGGTGCGCTGGATAATgagaagattttaattaaactgaaaGCGAAGAGACTTGTCAGTACCATAACTCTAGCTCAGTTCGAACTCCCTCTGGGATCCTACAATTGGGACGGTTCGCAGGT GATTGAGACTGTACTGCAACAGAAGAAACCGTCTCGCAACAGTGCTAACATTCCAAATATCAGTGCAAGATTAGAATACACAGCGCTTCCAAAATTGGACCCAGATTCACCGCAGCCAGAGGTGTCGGAGGATAATTCACACTTGGCCG TGCCTCGAAAAAGTAATCGGACCCAAAAAGCag GAGTGCTTGTGGTTTATATTCATTCAGCAGAAAATCTAAACGGCGACAACCAATGTAATCCCTATTGCATGTTATTTAACAACCGTAAGAAG gtGAAAACTACACATTATGTGCGAAATACTACGTCTCCGTGTTGGGAAACCAGGGCACAGTTTCTCGTTCAAGATTACACTCAAGTGTCGCTCAGCTTTGTTGTATATTCTTGGAATATATCAAAGTCTACTGATACCGATATGCTTGGACTAGCTATATTGTCTTTAAATCAA GAAAACACATGGGTAGTTAGAAAAGAACTGACTCTCAGCGGCTCGAATAGTGTGTCTACGATGACGGTTTCCGTGTTATTCTACCCAGTGAAAAGTGTGCAGCAGGTGATCACTAGTCGGAGAAGCAGCTTGTCTTTCCCAATGTCCGACGACGAACCTAAATCGAAGAGAAACAGTCTACCGTGGATGCAACAGGCA aaGCTGTTATTGACCCACAAGGACATAGATCCTGCCTCGTCAGACGTGTCGAGCCTTCTTTCCACAGGAAGCGGCCTGATGGAAGTCACTCTATTAAGAGCGAAAGACCTCGTAGCGAAAGATTTGAACGGATTCAGTGATCCGTTCTGTGAATTGAAATTAAACAACgaaacaaaatataaaagtaGTATAAAGAAGAAGACGTTGAATCCATGCTGGGACGAAAGTTCCATCATGGGTTTACCTCGAACTGGAGAGACCTTGGACGTCGTATTATGGGATCATGATACTTTTGGAATGAAGGATTACCTTGGAAAAGTATCTCTGACTCTCGACGACATTAGGAAAATGTCCAACAGCGATCAGTCCCATTGGTTCACTTTAAGGGGAACCAAAACGGGATCTGTGGAGTTGAAAATCAAGGTCTTGTCCGAGGAATGTGAG acACAGAGTACGTATGCTGCCAGCAACATCAGTGAAAGTTCAACGCAATTGAACATTGAAACTTCTGATACTGTGTCGAACATCATCAGGAGACCCTCAATGGAGAAAACAAAGATGAGACTACATTTGGATGTTATACCTCCTCCTCCACCCCCGCGCACAGTCACTCTGTTGAAACCAACCGTTTCTAGTCAAACtg ACAAAACTAGTATTGGAAGCAAAGATTCGAACGAAATGAATGGAAACCAGAATTCGTGGATACCTAGGGTCGTCACAGAATCAGTAGCCGATGACACAAATGGTTCAAAATTAAGAGAACGAAGATCCTCTCATAACAGTTTAACTCCAAGTCCTGAACAAAGTTTTGGTAAAAAATTGCCCCAATATAACAGCTTTCGTGTTATGAAACAGAAG ATGAAGAGGGGATTAAAACTACGCAGATTTCGTTCCGAAGTAAATATAGAAGACAAGAACGAGTCTAAAGGTATAACATTGAGCCTAGAGccaagaggaggaggagaagccGATGCTACGGAACTTTTACAAGGGTCTGGTTTGGCCCATGCTGTGTCACAACCTGATATGCTTGGTAGAATAAGACAACCAAGTCCACGTTTACGGATCAGACCAAATG AGTTGAAAGTTGTTAATGGCACCAAGGAAAGGTATTCTGGAATAGAGGGTAAAGTGTTGCAGGCCCAAGGCCTTCACGTTGCGCACATTGCCCAGTTGTATTGCAGAATTAAACTCCAAAC GTGCACCAGTCCTGATAAAATTGCGTCAACGAATGCTGGTAAAACATTGGCAAAGTCTAGATTATTACCAGCGATGCCCAATCCTCAATTCAGTATAGATTTTCATATTGACGGTGACAATGTTCCAAGACAgtctttattaatatttgaaatcaGAAGCGCTAGTAAGGAATTGTTGGCCAGCAGACGCATAACTCTTCATGAATTATTAG GTGTTTCTGCACCAACTGATGAGATTCATACGTGGCTAGCATTAAATAATGGAGCATCGTTAGAAGTACAAATTGCTCATGGAAGGGAATTGAAAAGTAAATCCACAAAGAAATTGTTCCGCTCTTGGTCTGTACACAGAATAGGAAAGATATAA
- the LOC117608162 gene encoding uncharacterized protein LOC117608162 isoform X4 → MQLLSSFMARHLKRGASLKKGKRESTGGGNPTNNCPSFTGCSNRGTNNTTGYGSAPGGANMTPEDTAPDEEFAIAITQKTQRDAEAIRGALYLGVALAIAWIIGATGLSLAWLVLVLALAGTILKARISRLLESILQQELARLRRRRALYKDETAEWLSLLLNRWWRFSAASIFSLAKERLEPLLNEAKPGILGPLELRELTLGEQTPCVTRVRTLDYTNDDDVLDGQTGETKLSIEADVRLDCEQFRMLITTRLFGKGVGMDIDLAVEKLSLSGTILATLTLNSMAPFPHATSLSVSFLEKPDVWFSVRILRTVQMMEMPLIKTWIHAVVTDALASWIVDPGHLEMNLRARERPGPKLDSTANSIPQGVLTVVLSQNGCSASVGDEVRWLVVTIGDQRIVMAPLNPTWNEDASFLVGALDNEKILIKLKAKRLVSTITLAQFELPLGSYNWDGSQVIETVLQQKKPSRNSANIPNISARLEYTALPKLDPDSPQPEVSEDNSHLAGVLVVYIHSAENLNGDNQCNPYCMLFNNRKKVKTTHYVRNTTSPCWETRAQFLVQDYTQVSLSFVVYSWNISKSTDTDMLGLAILSLNQENTWVVRKELTLSGSNSVSTMTVSVLFYPVKSVQQVITSRRSSLSFPMSDDEPKSKRNSLPWMQQAKLLLTHKDIDPASSDVSSLLSTGSGLMEVTLLRAKDLVAKDLNGFSDPFCELKLNNETKYKSSIKKKTLNPCWDESSIMGLPRTGETLDVVLWDHDTFGMKDYLGKVSLTLDDIRKMSNSDQSHWFTLRGTKTGSVELKIKVLSEECETQSTYAASNISESSTQLNIETSDTVSNIIRRPSMEKTKMRLHLDVIPPPPPPRTVTLLKPTVSSQTDKTSIGSKDSNEMNGNQNSWIPRVVTESVADDTNGSKLRERRSSHNSLTPSPEQSFGKKLPQYNSFRVMKQKMKRGLKLRRFRSEVNIEDKNESKGITLSLEPRGGGEADATELLQGSGLAHAVSQPDMLGRIRQPSPRLRIRPNELKVVNGTKERYSGIEGKVLQAQGLHVAHIAQLYCRIKLQTCTSPDKIASTNAGKTLAKSRLLPAMPNPQFSIDFHIDGDNVPRQSLLIFEIRSASKELLASRRITLHELLGVSAPTDEIHTWLALNNGASLEVQIAHGRELKSKSTKKLFRSWSVHRIGKI, encoded by the exons ATGCAGTTACTTTCCAGCTTCATGGCGAGGCATCTAAAGCGAGGAGCATCCTTAAAGAAAG gaAAACGTGAAAGTACTGGAGGAGGAAATCCGACAAACAATTGTCCATCTTTTACAGGCTGTTCAAATAGAGGAACTAACAATACCACCGGTTACGGTAGTGCACCGGGGGGTGCCAATATGACCCCCGAGGATACTGCTCCCGATGAAGAGTTCGCTATAGCCATTACTCAGAAAACTCAG AGGGACGCAGAAGCTATCCGCGGGGCACTGTACCTAGGCGTAGCCCTTGCAATTGCATGGATAATAGGTGCAACAGGACTTTCCCTGGCATGGCTGGTACTGGTCTTAGCATTGGCAGGGACAATACTGAAAGCAAGGATCTCTCGTCTCCTTGAATCAATTCTTCAACAAGAATTAGCGAGATTGCGTAGAAGAAGAGCTTTGTATAAAGATGAAACTGCTGAATGGCTGAGTTTGCTTCTCAACAGATG GTGGAGGTTCAGCGCTGCCAGTATATTTTCTTTAGCAAAAGAAAGGCTGGAACCCTTGTTGAACGAAGCGAAACCAGGAATACTTG GACCATTGGAACTCAGAGAACTCACTCTTGGTGAGCAAACCCCTTGTGTAACACGTGTGAGAACGTTAGATTACACAAATGACGATGATGTTCTGGATGGTCAAACGGGAGAAACTAAATTATCCATTGAAGCCGATGTACGACTTGATTGCGAACAATTTCGTATGCTTATCACGACAAGATTGTTTGGAAAAGG GGTTGGTATGGACATCGACCTGGCTGTGGAGAAGCTCTCGCTTTCGGGAACAATCCTGGCCACCCTGACCCTCAACTCCATGGCCCCGTTTCCCCATGCAACCTCCTTAAGCGTGAGCTTCCTGGAGAAACCAGACGTTTGGTTCAGCGTGAGAATTCTGCGAACCGTACAAATGATGGAGATGCCTTTAATTAAGACCTGGATTCATGCCGTGGTCACGGACGCTTTGGCAAGCTGGATCGTCGATCCGGGTCACCTGGAGATGAATCTGAGAGCGCGAGAGAGACCAGGACCTAAATTAGATTCCACGGCTAATTCCATACCACAAGGGGTGCTCACTGTTGTTCTCTCTCAAAACGGCTGTTCTG CTTCTGTCGGGGACGAGGTGAGGTGGCTCGTTGTGACAATTGGGGATCAAAGAATAGTTATGGCTCCTTTAAATCCCACCTGGAATGAAGACGCTTCGTTCCTAGTGGGTGCGCTGGATAATgagaagattttaattaaactgaaaGCGAAGAGACTTGTCAGTACCATAACTCTAGCTCAGTTCGAACTCCCTCTGGGATCCTACAATTGGGACGGTTCGCAGGT GATTGAGACTGTACTGCAACAGAAGAAACCGTCTCGCAACAGTGCTAACATTCCAAATATCAGTGCAAGATTAGAATACACAGCGCTTCCAAAATTGGACCCAGATTCACCGCAGCCAGAGGTGTCGGAGGATAATTCACACTTGGCCG GAGTGCTTGTGGTTTATATTCATTCAGCAGAAAATCTAAACGGCGACAACCAATGTAATCCCTATTGCATGTTATTTAACAACCGTAAGAAG gtGAAAACTACACATTATGTGCGAAATACTACGTCTCCGTGTTGGGAAACCAGGGCACAGTTTCTCGTTCAAGATTACACTCAAGTGTCGCTCAGCTTTGTTGTATATTCTTGGAATATATCAAAGTCTACTGATACCGATATGCTTGGACTAGCTATATTGTCTTTAAATCAA GAAAACACATGGGTAGTTAGAAAAGAACTGACTCTCAGCGGCTCGAATAGTGTGTCTACGATGACGGTTTCCGTGTTATTCTACCCAGTGAAAAGTGTGCAGCAGGTGATCACTAGTCGGAGAAGCAGCTTGTCTTTCCCAATGTCCGACGACGAACCTAAATCGAAGAGAAACAGTCTACCGTGGATGCAACAGGCA aaGCTGTTATTGACCCACAAGGACATAGATCCTGCCTCGTCAGACGTGTCGAGCCTTCTTTCCACAGGAAGCGGCCTGATGGAAGTCACTCTATTAAGAGCGAAAGACCTCGTAGCGAAAGATTTGAACGGATTCAGTGATCCGTTCTGTGAATTGAAATTAAACAACgaaacaaaatataaaagtaGTATAAAGAAGAAGACGTTGAATCCATGCTGGGACGAAAGTTCCATCATGGGTTTACCTCGAACTGGAGAGACCTTGGACGTCGTATTATGGGATCATGATACTTTTGGAATGAAGGATTACCTTGGAAAAGTATCTCTGACTCTCGACGACATTAGGAAAATGTCCAACAGCGATCAGTCCCATTGGTTCACTTTAAGGGGAACCAAAACGGGATCTGTGGAGTTGAAAATCAAGGTCTTGTCCGAGGAATGTGAG acACAGAGTACGTATGCTGCCAGCAACATCAGTGAAAGTTCAACGCAATTGAACATTGAAACTTCTGATACTGTGTCGAACATCATCAGGAGACCCTCAATGGAGAAAACAAAGATGAGACTACATTTGGATGTTATACCTCCTCCTCCACCCCCGCGCACAGTCACTCTGTTGAAACCAACCGTTTCTAGTCAAACtg ACAAAACTAGTATTGGAAGCAAAGATTCGAACGAAATGAATGGAAACCAGAATTCGTGGATACCTAGGGTCGTCACAGAATCAGTAGCCGATGACACAAATGGTTCAAAATTAAGAGAACGAAGATCCTCTCATAACAGTTTAACTCCAAGTCCTGAACAAAGTTTTGGTAAAAAATTGCCCCAATATAACAGCTTTCGTGTTATGAAACAGAAG ATGAAGAGGGGATTAAAACTACGCAGATTTCGTTCCGAAGTAAATATAGAAGACAAGAACGAGTCTAAAGGTATAACATTGAGCCTAGAGccaagaggaggaggagaagccGATGCTACGGAACTTTTACAAGGGTCTGGTTTGGCCCATGCTGTGTCACAACCTGATATGCTTGGTAGAATAAGACAACCAAGTCCACGTTTACGGATCAGACCAAATG AGTTGAAAGTTGTTAATGGCACCAAGGAAAGGTATTCTGGAATAGAGGGTAAAGTGTTGCAGGCCCAAGGCCTTCACGTTGCGCACATTGCCCAGTTGTATTGCAGAATTAAACTCCAAAC GTGCACCAGTCCTGATAAAATTGCGTCAACGAATGCTGGTAAAACATTGGCAAAGTCTAGATTATTACCAGCGATGCCCAATCCTCAATTCAGTATAGATTTTCATATTGACGGTGACAATGTTCCAAGACAgtctttattaatatttgaaatcaGAAGCGCTAGTAAGGAATTGTTGGCCAGCAGACGCATAACTCTTCATGAATTATTAG GTGTTTCTGCACCAACTGATGAGATTCATACGTGGCTAGCATTAAATAATGGAGCATCGTTAGAAGTACAAATTGCTCATGGAAGGGAATTGAAAAGTAAATCCACAAAGAAATTGTTCCGCTCTTGGTCTGTACACAGAATAGGAAAGATATAA